One window of the Candidatus Microbacterium colombiense genome contains the following:
- a CDS encoding aspartate-semialdehyde dehydrogenase: MTRISDSGLSVAIVGATGQVGTVMREILSERSFPIRELRLFSSSRSAGTAIEFGGATVIVEDVETAEAAGIDIALFSAGATASRAYAPRFAAAGAVVVDNSSAWRNDPEVPLVVSEVNPHAMDDRPKGIIANPNCTTMAAMPVLKALDAEAGLERLIVSTYQAVSGSGLAGAQELLGQVEGVLAQGDTLRLVHDGSAVDFPQPEKYVAPIAFDVIPFAGNLVDDGQNETDEEKKLRNESRKILELPGLRVAGTCVRVPVFTGHSLSINVEFANDITPERAREVLASAPGVVVEEVPTPLYAAGKDPSFVGRIRADQSAPEGKGLVLFISNDNLRKGAALNAVQIAEILAERLAVIA, encoded by the coding sequence ATGACCCGCATCTCCGACTCAGGACTCTCCGTCGCCATCGTCGGCGCCACCGGCCAGGTGGGCACGGTGATGCGCGAGATTCTCTCCGAGCGGTCGTTCCCGATCCGCGAGCTGCGTCTGTTCTCCTCCTCGCGGTCCGCAGGCACCGCGATCGAGTTCGGCGGCGCGACGGTCATCGTCGAAGACGTCGAGACGGCGGAAGCCGCAGGCATCGACATCGCCCTCTTCTCCGCCGGCGCCACGGCCAGCCGCGCGTACGCCCCGCGGTTCGCCGCGGCCGGTGCGGTCGTCGTCGACAACTCCAGCGCCTGGCGCAACGACCCCGAGGTACCGCTCGTGGTCAGCGAGGTCAACCCGCACGCCATGGACGATCGCCCCAAGGGCATCATCGCCAACCCCAACTGCACCACGATGGCCGCGATGCCGGTGCTGAAGGCACTGGATGCCGAGGCCGGCCTCGAGCGTCTGATCGTGTCGACCTACCAGGCGGTGTCCGGCTCCGGTCTCGCCGGTGCCCAGGAGCTGCTCGGCCAGGTCGAGGGCGTCCTCGCGCAGGGCGACACGCTGCGCCTCGTGCATGACGGCTCCGCGGTCGACTTCCCGCAGCCGGAGAAGTACGTCGCGCCGATCGCCTTCGACGTGATCCCGTTCGCGGGCAACCTGGTCGACGACGGCCAGAACGAGACCGACGAGGAGAAGAAGCTCCGCAACGAGAGCCGCAAGATCCTCGAGCTGCCCGGTCTGCGCGTCGCGGGCACGTGCGTGCGCGTGCCGGTCTTCACCGGGCACTCGCTCTCGATCAACGTCGAGTTCGCGAACGACATCACGCCCGAGCGCGCGCGTGAGGTGCTGGCATCCGCTCCCGGCGTCGTCGTCGAAGAGGTCCCCACCCCGCTGTACGCCGCGGGCAAGGACCCGAGCTTCGTCGGCCGCATCCGTGCCGACCAGTCCGCTCCCGAGGGCAAGGGCCTCGTGCTGTTCATCAGCAACGACAACCTGCGCAAGGGCGCCGCGCTGAACGCGGTGCAGATCGCCGAGATCCTCGCCGAGCGCCTCGCGGTCATAGCCTGA
- a CDS encoding EamA family transporter gives MPSKAGASCDLDGRTGRSQGAGVNAQGGFSRRGWLLFGAMALLWGVPYLFISIAVESLSPPAIVAGRTLIAALLLIPFAIRSGALRAAWKHWPWVLAFGAVEMAGPFVLLGHAEMTLPSGMTGLLVATVPLFAALIALGGGDRGVLRPARGIGLVVGFIGVAVVVAGPGLFGGEVSLLAAGEVLLVAILYAIAPFIVARKLGDVPSLGTITLSLLMIGVFYLPIGALTQHEVPTLPSIVALLALAVICTAVAFLAFFALIREVGPVRAPLFTYVNPVVAIVLGAIVLAEPLTPGLLVGLPLIIVGCWFAATGGRFRPVSPQALPPTP, from the coding sequence GTGCCTTCGAAGGCCGGCGCATCCTGTGACCTCGACGGCCGCACCGGTCGCTCGCAGGGTGCAGGGGTGAACGCCCAGGGCGGTTTCTCGCGTCGCGGATGGCTGTTGTTCGGCGCGATGGCCCTGCTGTGGGGTGTGCCGTACCTGTTCATCAGCATCGCCGTCGAGTCGTTGTCGCCGCCCGCGATCGTGGCAGGGCGCACGCTCATCGCCGCGTTGCTCCTGATCCCGTTCGCGATTCGCAGCGGCGCGCTCCGGGCCGCATGGAAGCACTGGCCGTGGGTGCTCGCGTTCGGCGCGGTCGAGATGGCCGGGCCGTTCGTCCTGCTCGGGCACGCCGAGATGACCCTTCCGTCCGGGATGACCGGTCTGCTCGTGGCGACAGTGCCGCTGTTCGCCGCGCTGATCGCGCTCGGTGGTGGCGACCGCGGGGTGCTGCGCCCCGCCCGGGGGATCGGCCTGGTCGTGGGGTTCATCGGCGTCGCTGTCGTCGTCGCCGGGCCCGGACTGTTCGGCGGCGAGGTGAGTCTCCTGGCTGCGGGCGAGGTGCTGCTGGTCGCGATCCTCTATGCGATCGCCCCGTTCATCGTCGCGCGCAAGCTGGGCGACGTGCCCTCGCTCGGCACCATCACGTTGTCGCTGTTGATGATCGGCGTGTTCTACCTGCCGATCGGTGCGCTCACGCAGCACGAGGTGCCGACGCTGCCGTCGATCGTCGCGCTGCTCGCCCTCGCGGTCATCTGCACCGCCGTGGCCTTCCTGGCGTTCTTCGCGCTGATCCGCGAGGTCGGTCCGGTGCGCGCGCCCCTGTTCACCTACGTCAACCCGGTGGTCGCCATCGTGCTCGGAGCGATCGTTCTCGCCGAGCCTCTCACCCCCGGGCTCCTCGTCGGATTGCCACTCATCATCGTCGGATGCTGGTTCGCCGCCACGGGTGGTCGGTTCCGCCCGGTCTCCCCACAAGCTCTCCCGCCGACTCCGTAG
- a CDS encoding aspartate kinase, whose translation MALIVQKYGGSSVANAESIKRVAKRIVDTRRAGHDVVVAVSAMGDTTDELLDLANEVAPIPAPRELDMLLSSGERISMALLAMAIHSMGFEARSFTGSQAGMITDSQHGAARIVDVTPIRLREALDEGAIVIVAGFQGFNRDTRDITTLGRGGSDTTAVALAAALDADVCEIYSDVDGIFTADPRVIPRAQKLDHISSEEMLELAANGAKVLYIRAVEYARRHGVLIHARSTFSSSEGTYVLGEGMNNPREAEGADMEEPIVAGVATDFSQAKITVAGVPDVPGKAAEIFKIVAKSGANVDMIVQNVSATGRTDISFTVPKADAAAALKALAGEQGEVGFQNLVHDDQIGKLSVVGAGMRTHSGVSAVLFEALSAGGINIEMISTSEIRISVVLRGDDLAEAARTVHTAYGLDGEAEATVHAGTGR comes from the coding sequence GTGGCCCTCATCGTGCAGAAGTACGGCGGCTCGTCCGTCGCCAACGCAGAGAGCATCAAGCGCGTCGCGAAGCGCATCGTCGACACGCGTCGCGCCGGGCACGACGTGGTCGTCGCCGTCAGCGCGATGGGCGATACGACGGATGAGCTGCTCGACCTCGCGAACGAGGTCGCACCGATCCCGGCTCCGCGCGAGCTCGACATGCTGCTCTCCAGTGGTGAGCGCATCTCGATGGCGCTGCTGGCGATGGCCATCCACTCGATGGGCTTCGAGGCTCGATCCTTCACCGGCAGCCAGGCCGGCATGATCACCGACTCGCAGCACGGTGCCGCACGTATCGTCGACGTCACCCCGATCCGCCTGCGCGAGGCGCTCGACGAGGGCGCGATCGTGATCGTCGCCGGGTTCCAGGGCTTCAACCGCGACACCCGTGACATCACCACGCTCGGTCGTGGTGGCTCCGACACGACGGCGGTCGCCCTCGCGGCGGCGCTCGACGCCGACGTGTGCGAGATCTACAGCGACGTCGACGGGATCTTCACCGCGGACCCCCGGGTGATCCCGCGCGCGCAGAAGCTCGATCACATCTCGAGCGAAGAGATGCTCGAGCTCGCCGCGAACGGCGCGAAGGTGCTCTACATCCGCGCCGTCGAGTACGCACGCCGTCATGGCGTTCTCATTCACGCCCGGTCGACGTTCTCGTCGTCCGAGGGTACGTACGTTCTGGGCGAGGGCATGAACAACCCGCGCGAAGCCGAGGGAGCAGACATGGAAGAACCGATCGTCGCGGGCGTCGCCACCGACTTCAGCCAGGCCAAGATCACCGTCGCCGGTGTTCCCGACGTGCCCGGCAAGGCGGCCGAGATCTTCAAGATCGTCGCGAAGTCCGGCGCCAACGTCGACATGATCGTGCAGAACGTGTCGGCCACCGGACGCACCGACATCTCGTTCACGGTGCCGAAGGCCGACGCGGCCGCGGCGCTCAAGGCCCTCGCGGGGGAGCAGGGCGAGGTCGGGTTCCAGAACCTCGTGCACGACGACCAGATCGGCAAGCTCTCCGTGGTGGGCGCGGGCATGCGCACGCACTCGGGCGTCTCGGCCGTGCTGTTCGAGGCGCTGTCGGCCGGTGGCATCAACATCGAGATGATCTCGACCTCTGAGATCCGCATCTCGGTCGTGCTGCGCGGCGACGACCTGGCCGAGGCTGCACGCACCGTGCACACCGCCTACGGTCTCGACGGTGAGGCCGAGGCCACGGTCCACGCCGGCACCGGCCGCTGA
- the recR gene encoding recombination mediator RecR has product MYDGIVQELIDEFGRLPGIGPKSAQRIAFHILQTPTFDVARLSVLLHEIRERVRFCEVCGNVSEQDRCAICRDPRRNQALICVVEDAKDVAAIERTREFRGLYHVLGGAISPIAGVGPDDLRITQLMTRLADGTVQEVILATNPNLEGEATASYLSRLLTTMQITVSRLASGLPVGGDLEYADEVTLGRAFEGRRIL; this is encoded by the coding sequence ATGTACGACGGCATCGTTCAAGAGCTGATCGACGAGTTCGGTCGGCTTCCGGGTATCGGCCCGAAGTCCGCACAGCGCATCGCGTTCCACATCCTGCAGACGCCGACGTTCGACGTCGCGCGGTTGTCGGTGCTCCTCCACGAGATCCGCGAGCGGGTGCGGTTCTGCGAGGTCTGCGGCAACGTCTCCGAGCAGGATCGCTGTGCGATCTGCCGCGACCCCCGACGCAACCAGGCGCTGATCTGCGTCGTGGAGGATGCGAAAGACGTCGCGGCCATCGAACGCACGCGGGAGTTCCGCGGGCTGTACCACGTGCTCGGCGGAGCGATCAGTCCGATCGCCGGTGTGGGCCCCGACGATCTGCGCATCACCCAGTTGATGACGCGCCTCGCGGACGGAACGGTGCAGGAGGTCATCCTCGCCACGAACCCGAACCTCGAGGGCGAGGCGACCGCGAGCTACCTCAGTCGTCTGCTCACCACGATGCAGATCACGGTGTCGCGACTGGCATCCGGTCTCCCCGTCGGTGGCGATCTCGAATACGCCGACGAAGTCACGCTCGGTCGTGCCTTCGAAGGCCGGCGCATCCTGTGA